In the genome of Actinomadura graeca, one region contains:
- a CDS encoding PH domain-containing protein, producing the protein MTIRSTGGRVAAVAWFAFAVLNLADLAFNITGKGGPRYTVTTATIAVLLLLGCGIAYVAGIRPAIIGDEEAVTIRNPLRDVRAPWRSVREIEGTHAVTVRFAGPGGTELKARAWVHQTSPRAQAKAEARARRDERHSKIPGARLKGRTPAAYAAQRLNEIRDRNRPRTRSGAPDKAAAAKAAGDATPARGTITWSLPALASLVVPVVLLVVLGVVAALN; encoded by the coding sequence ATGACCATTCGCTCCACCGGCGGGCGCGTCGCCGCGGTCGCCTGGTTCGCGTTCGCCGTGCTGAACCTGGCCGACCTCGCCTTCAACATCACCGGCAAGGGCGGGCCGCGCTACACGGTGACGACGGCGACGATCGCGGTCCTGCTGCTGCTCGGCTGCGGGATCGCGTACGTCGCCGGGATCCGTCCCGCGATCATCGGGGACGAGGAGGCCGTCACGATCCGCAACCCGCTGCGGGACGTGCGGGCGCCGTGGCGGTCCGTCCGGGAGATCGAGGGCACGCACGCGGTGACCGTCCGGTTCGCCGGGCCCGGCGGGACGGAGCTGAAGGCGCGGGCGTGGGTGCATCAGACGTCCCCCCGCGCGCAGGCCAAGGCGGAGGCGCGGGCCCGCAGGGACGAGCGGCACAGCAAGATCCCCGGCGCCCGGCTGAAGGGCCGGACGCCCGCCGCCTACGCCGCGCAGCGGCTCAACGAGATCCGCGACCGGAACCGCCCCCGGACGCGGTCGGGCGCGCCGGACAAGGCCGCCGCCGCCAAGGCGGCCGGGGACGCGACACCGGCGCGGGGAACGATCACGTGGTCGCTCCCCGCGCTGGCGTCGCTGGTGGTCCCCGTCGTGCTGCTGGTGGTGCTCGGCGTGGTCGCGGCCCTCAACTGA
- a CDS encoding adenosine deaminase: protein MSDRPTLDDIRRAPKVLLHDHLDGGVRPATIIDLAREGGYGDLPTTDAGNLSTWFEEASNSGSLERYLEGFSHTVGVMQSAEALTRVAYECAEDLANDGIVYAEIRYAPEQHVSEGLTLEQVVEAVLEGFARGRREYGIRVGTLVTAMRHQARSKEIAELAVRYRDAGVVGFDIAGAEAGYPPTRHLDAFEYLQRENAHFTIHAGEGFGLPSIWQAIQWCGADRLGHGVRIIDDIEVEGGEPRLGRLADYVRDKRIPLEMCPTSNIQTGAAKSIAEHPIGLLRRLGFRVTVNTDNRLMGGTTLSEEFAKLADAFGYGWDDLQWFTVNAMKSAFAPFTERLELINGVIKPGFAQLKWRGARPLA, encoded by the coding sequence ATGAGCGACAGACCCACACTCGACGACATCCGGCGCGCCCCGAAGGTGCTCCTGCACGACCACCTCGACGGCGGCGTCCGTCCGGCGACCATCATCGACCTCGCGCGCGAGGGCGGGTACGGGGATCTGCCGACCACCGACGCCGGGAACCTGAGCACGTGGTTCGAGGAGGCGTCGAACTCGGGGTCGCTGGAGCGGTACCTGGAGGGCTTCTCCCACACCGTGGGGGTGATGCAGTCCGCCGAGGCGCTCACGAGGGTGGCGTACGAGTGCGCCGAGGACCTCGCGAACGACGGGATCGTCTACGCGGAGATCCGATACGCGCCCGAGCAGCACGTCAGCGAGGGCCTGACGCTGGAGCAGGTCGTCGAGGCCGTCCTGGAGGGGTTCGCGCGGGGCCGCCGTGAGTACGGGATCCGCGTCGGGACGCTGGTCACGGCCATGCGGCACCAGGCGCGCAGCAAGGAGATCGCCGAGCTGGCCGTCCGTTACCGGGACGCCGGCGTCGTCGGGTTCGACATCGCCGGGGCCGAGGCCGGGTACCCGCCGACCCGGCACCTGGACGCGTTCGAATACCTCCAGCGGGAGAACGCGCACTTCACCATCCACGCGGGAGAGGGCTTCGGGCTGCCGTCGATCTGGCAGGCGATCCAGTGGTGCGGCGCCGACCGGCTCGGCCACGGCGTGCGGATCATCGACGACATCGAGGTGGAGGGCGGGGAGCCCCGCCTCGGGCGCCTCGCCGACTACGTCCGGGACAAGCGGATCCCGCTGGAGATGTGCCCGACGTCCAACATCCAGACCGGTGCCGCGAAGTCGATCGCCGAGCACCCGATCGGCCTGCTGCGGCGGCTCGGGTTCCGGGTCACGGTGAACACCGACAACCGGCTCATGGGCGGCACGACGCTGTCGGAGGAGTTCGCCAAGCTCGCGGACGCGTTCGGGTACGGGTGGGACGACCTCCAGTGGTTCACGGTCAACGCGATGAAGTCCGCGTTCGCGCCTTTCACCGAGCGCCTCGAACTGATCAACGGGGTGATCAAGCCCGGTTTCGCGCAGCTGAAGTGGCGCGGTGCCCGCCCGCTGGCATGA